The Psychrobacter sp. LV10R520-6 genome includes a region encoding these proteins:
- a CDS encoding MBL fold metallo-hydrolase — protein sequence MSLCEIVRLEGYIQSTYLAVYPNKILLLDGCCRPDVKIVLDYIQTTLQRPVSDLKVVIVTHMHPDHAGGANKLRKATGCRIVSADKSKQWYNSIGGQAMHLVDIGLAHYVAKRQGRPFKKLWYSAHLHPDTTVQDGDLIPEFDDWQVLETPGHTDRDLSLFHLPSHQVYTADLIIKLRHKFVAPFPIYDPKTYIRSLQKIKDLNPSSVMMAHGRSLTIDAATFDMLIAQAPKHRRTVKDTIRHKLLWRQNFDSYSKRQSKKK from the coding sequence ATGAGTTTATGTGAGATCGTACGTTTAGAGGGGTACATTCAAAGTACTTATCTGGCGGTGTATCCTAACAAAATCTTACTACTGGATGGCTGTTGTCGTCCTGATGTGAAGATAGTGCTGGATTACATCCAAACGACCTTACAGCGGCCCGTTAGTGATCTAAAAGTAGTAATAGTCACACATATGCATCCCGATCATGCGGGCGGAGCGAACAAGCTTAGAAAGGCAACAGGCTGCCGTATTGTATCCGCAGATAAATCAAAACAGTGGTATAACAGTATTGGGGGTCAGGCGATGCACTTGGTCGATATTGGCTTGGCTCATTATGTGGCTAAGCGTCAAGGTCGTCCGTTCAAAAAACTATGGTATTCGGCGCATCTCCATCCTGACACTACGGTTCAAGACGGTGATCTCATTCCTGAGTTTGATGACTGGCAAGTATTAGAAACCCCAGGGCACACCGATCGAGACTTATCCCTTTTTCATTTACCAAGCCATCAAGTTTATACTGCGGACTTGATTATTAAGCTGCGGCATAAGTTCGTTGCTCCGTTTCCAATTTATGATCCTAAAACCTATATTCGTTCTCTACAAAAGATTAAAGATCTGAACCCATCAAGCGTGATGATGGCGCATGGACGTAGCCTCACGATTGATGCGGCGACTTTCGATATGCTAATTGCTCAAGCTCCTAAGCATCGGCGTACGGTAAAAGATACCATTCGTCATAAATTGTTATGGCGACAAAATTTTGATTCTTATTCGAAGAGGCAATCTAAGAAAAAGTAA
- a CDS encoding MacB family efflux pump subunit: protein MSIQDPTTNAAMEIPLMQVKGVIKEFKAGEQIIRVLHDINLTINQGEMVAIIGQSGSGKSTLMNILGCLDQASAGDYQIFGQSVSRLEADELAKLRREHFGFIFQRYHLLGDINARDNVAVPAVYAGMDGQARSQRAEQLLTDLGLADKVGNRPSQLSGGQQQRVSIARALMNGGDIILADEPTGALDSKSGDDVMQILQDLNARGHTIIMVTHDPNLAAQAERVIELKDGYVIADYKTEHYQQTQAQPEPILDKNRKSAFSSFIDRLFEAFKMSLLAMRAHKMRTLLTMLGIIIGIASVVSVVGLGKGSQAQILTNISSLGTNTITISDGYPYGDPRRSYGDDNLTPQDAQAVADQPYVVSVSPQLDSNTNVRYRNIQEATSVSGVGKDYLNVSGETLIQGQGFDEQSILRRTQDIIIDNNAKQTFFPDNANPIGEVLLIGSVPGRVIGVLAPNDSGFGRGSLDSPTLYMPYTTMMSRLIGSAYIESFVALIDDNISSSAAESAISELMISRHGTDDFRIRNSDSIRQTIESTTAALTLLISSIAIISLVVGGIGVMNIMLVSVTERTNEIGVRMAVGARQSDIMQQFLIEAVLVCILGGLLGIGLAFAIGELINRVGGDSFKVIYSPTSIIAAFVCSTLIGIIFGFLPARNAAKLDPVEALSRD, encoded by the coding sequence ATGAGCATCCAAGACCCTACTACAAACGCCGCGATGGAGATTCCCTTGATGCAAGTCAAGGGAGTGATTAAAGAATTCAAGGCCGGCGAGCAAATTATTCGCGTGCTGCATGATATCAATCTGACCATTAACCAAGGCGAAATGGTCGCCATTATTGGACAGTCAGGTTCTGGCAAGTCTACCTTGATGAACATTCTAGGTTGTTTGGACCAAGCAAGCGCTGGCGACTATCAAATTTTTGGGCAGTCAGTCAGTCGCTTAGAGGCTGATGAGCTGGCAAAACTACGCCGTGAGCATTTTGGCTTTATTTTTCAGCGGTATCATTTACTCGGTGACATCAATGCTCGAGACAACGTCGCAGTACCTGCAGTATATGCAGGTATGGACGGCCAAGCGCGCAGTCAGCGTGCCGAGCAGTTACTGACGGACTTAGGACTGGCAGATAAGGTCGGCAACCGTCCCAGTCAGCTGTCTGGTGGGCAGCAGCAACGGGTCTCTATTGCGCGAGCGCTAATGAATGGCGGTGATATTATTTTAGCGGATGAGCCAACCGGCGCGCTGGATAGTAAGTCCGGCGACGATGTGATGCAAATATTGCAAGACTTAAACGCTCGAGGTCACACTATTATCATGGTTACTCATGATCCCAATCTGGCGGCTCAAGCTGAGCGAGTGATTGAGCTCAAAGATGGTTATGTTATCGCTGATTATAAAACTGAACATTATCAACAGACACAAGCTCAGCCTGAACCTATTTTAGACAAAAACCGCAAGAGTGCCTTTAGTAGCTTTATTGACCGTTTATTTGAAGCGTTCAAGATGTCATTACTGGCCATGCGCGCTCATAAAATGCGTACTCTATTAACCATGTTAGGCATTATTATTGGTATTGCCTCGGTCGTATCAGTAGTTGGTTTAGGTAAAGGCTCACAAGCGCAAATCTTAACCAATATCAGCTCACTTGGTACCAATACCATCACCATCTCTGACGGCTATCCGTATGGCGATCCAAGGCGCAGTTATGGGGATGACAACCTAACCCCGCAAGACGCACAAGCTGTCGCTGATCAGCCGTATGTTGTTAGTGTTAGCCCGCAGCTCGATAGCAATACCAACGTACGCTATCGTAATATACAAGAGGCCACCAGTGTCAGCGGGGTCGGTAAAGACTATCTCAATGTCAGTGGTGAAACCTTGATTCAAGGTCAAGGCTTCGATGAGCAAAGTATCTTACGCCGTACCCAAGATATTATTATTGATAACAATGCCAAGCAAACCTTTTTCCCTGATAATGCCAATCCCATCGGTGAAGTACTCTTGATAGGTAGCGTACCAGGGCGAGTGATTGGCGTATTGGCACCCAACGACAGCGGTTTTGGTAGAGGCAGTCTGGACTCTCCGACCCTGTATATGCCCTACACCACTATGATGTCACGGCTTATAGGTAGTGCTTATATCGAAAGCTTCGTGGCACTCATTGATGATAATATTTCATCCTCTGCCGCAGAGTCTGCCATCTCTGAGCTAATGATAAGTCGTCACGGTACGGATGACTTTCGAATACGCAACTCAGACTCTATTCGCCAAACTATCGAATCTACCACTGCTGCCCTAACCTTGCTGATTTCATCTATTGCCATTATCTCCTTAGTTGTTGGCGGTATTGGCGTTATGAATATCATGCTAGTCTCAGTCACTGAACGCACCAATGAAATTGGAGTGCGAATGGCTGTTGGTGCTCGTCAAAGCGATATCATGCAACAGTTCTTGATTGAAGCCGTACTGGTCTGTATTTTGGGTGGTCTACTTGGTATCGGGTTAGCGTTTGCCATCGGTGAGCTGATTAACCGTGTTGGCGGTGATAGCTTTAAAGTTATCTACTCCCCAACATCTATCATTGCCGCTTTTGTCTGCTCGACGCTTATCGGTATTATTTTTGGTTTCTTACCTGCCCGCAATGCGGCAAAACTTGATCCTGTAGAAGCCCTTTCTAGAGATTGA